The Procambarus clarkii isolate CNS0578487 chromosome 91, FALCON_Pclarkii_2.0, whole genome shotgun sequence genome includes a region encoding these proteins:
- the LOC138359568 gene encoding uncharacterized protein, with protein sequence MAGCLKASENLQAENLPSASIHLNGQAPKLPSPGNVLLKLLAHSIAMFTLPFFSYYIVKDFVEKEFGIEHPKNYIFGAVSSIIMVQIVIFSYVYQAFKEEQIAKKVKAASKRE encoded by the coding sequence ATGGCAGGCTGTCTAAAGGCATCAGAAAATTTACAAGCTGAAAACCTACCATCTGCATCAATACATTTAAATGGCCAGGCTCCTAAGCTTCCAAGCCCAGGCAATGTCCTTTTAAAACTCCTTGCTCATAGTATTGCTATGTTTACCCTTCCATTTTTCTCTTATTATATAGTTAAAGATTTTGTTGAAAAAGAATTTGGTATTGAACAtccaaaaaattatatttttggaGCAGTTTCTTCCATAATTATGGTGCAAATTGTTATATTTTCATATGTGTATCAGGCATTCAAGGAGGAGCAAATTGCCAAAAAAGTAAAAGCTGCCTCCAAAAGAGAATAA